The segment GGCCCCAACGGCGCGGTCTTCGAAGCGACCCACGGTTCGGCTCCGAAGTACAAAGGCCTGAACAAGGTCAACCCGACCGCGCTGATCCTCTCCGGCATGCTGATGCTTCGCCACCTGGGCGAAGTGGACGCCGCCAATCGTTTGGAGAAAGCGGTCGCCGACGTCATCGCCGAAGGCAAGGACGTCACGTACGACCTGAAGCCGCATCGCGACGATCCGACCGCCGTCGGCACGCAGGAAATGGCCGCCGCCATCTGCGCCAAGATGGGCGGCTAGTCGCGCAAGCGATCTAGGTTCATCATAAAGGGACCGTCTCGATCGAGACGGTCCCTTTTTTGTTTGAAAAGAAGCACGGCTCACAGAGCCGTGGTACCCGATACTCGAGGTTTGTTTTGCTTACCGCGGAAGATTTCAAAGAATACGCCAGTGGACGGCGGAAAGGTTTGGGCGGATTCGTCATGCGGGGCATGATGTTGGCTGCGTCCAAGCTGTACGGCGTCGGCGTTCGGATGCGCAATCGGCAATACGACCGCGGGTCGAAACCGATCGAAGAGGCTGGCGTGCCGGTCGTCAGCATCGGCAACATCACGCTGGGCGGAACCGGCAAAACGCCGACGGCCGCGTGGTTGGCCCGTTGGTTCCGTCGGCATGACGTGCGGGTGACGCTGATCAGCCGCGGCTATGGTGCGGAACGCGGGGAATTGAACGACGAAGCACGAGAGCTCGATGATCTACTGCCGGACGTCCCTCATTTGCAGAATCCAGATCGCGTCGCCGCGGCGAAGGTCGCCGTCGAAGAATTGGCCGCGCAGGTGCTGTTGCTTGACGACGCCTTCCAGCATCGCCGGATCGCCCGCAACCTCGACATTGTGCTGATCGACGCGACCGAGCCGTTTGGTTTCGGATATCTCTTTCCTCGCGGCATGCTGCGTGAACCGCTGGATGGTTTGGCTCGCGCCGACGTGTTGGCGCTGACCCGCGCTGACGCCGTTTCGGCCGAAGAGCGGCAACGGATTCATAACGAAGCGCGGCAGTACAACTCGAAAGCGATCTGGATCGAAATGATTCATCGCCCGGCGAGTCTGCGAAACGCGGATGGAGAAACCTCGTCGCTTGATCAGTTGCAAGGAAAACGGGTCGCCGCGTTTTGTGGAATCGGCAATCCGGCTGGCTTTCGTCATACGATCAGCAGTTGCGGCGCCGAGTTGGTCGACCTGAAGCCGTTCCCGGATCACCACATCTACAAGGCGGCCGATATCGCGACACTCGAAAAATGGGCGGCAGAGCAGCGAGTCGACTGCATCCTCTGCACCCACAAAGACCTGGTTAAAGTCGGGGTCACGCGGCTCGGCGAAACGCCGCTGGTTGCAATTGTGATCGAAGCGGAAGTGACCGTTGGTCTGCCGGAGCTGGAAGAACGGCTGACGAAGCTGATTGCCGAGATTCCGCCGGACGAGTACTAATTAATACGACTCGCCGGTATGCGTCCGGGGAGTTTCCGACGTCAGGTGGAAGATCGAGTTGGTCGAAATCAATCGGGTTTGGCCTGAGCGGCGACGGACGAGGGTGATGCCGCAGTTGTCGTGATGGATGTGACCGACGTTGTCGAGCGGCAATTCCAGCAGATAAGCGATCATCGAGCGGATCACCACGTTGTGGGCCACGACGGCGATATGCTGCCGATCATGCGTATCGAGGATCCGCATCAGTTCTGGAACGACGCGGGCTTGGACCTGTTTCAGGTTTTCCCCCTCGGGATAGCCATGCTCGGCGGCGCTGGTGTGGTGCAAGCGATACGCTTCGGGGTCGTTCGCTTCGATCCAGCCCCAGTCTTTTCCTTCCCAGCGGCCGACGTCGACTTCTTTCAACAGTTCCGACGTCTGAATCGTCAGCTCGCGGCCAGCGGCGATCTTTTCGGCCGTCTGCATCGCTCGCAACAGCGGACTGCTGTAAATGGCTGCTAGCGGCGTGCGCGTGAGAAACTTCGCCGTCTCTTCCGCTTGCCGTAGCCCAATCTCGACCAGCGGTCCGTTAATGCCGTTTCCTTGCAAAACCGGCGGCCGGCTGATGTTGTTGGCGGTGGCGCCATGACGGATCAGGTACATCCAGGTCGTGATCTTGGCGG is part of the Blastopirellula sediminis genome and harbors:
- a CDS encoding histidine phosphatase family protein, which translates into the protein MSADSAKITTWMYLIRHGATANNISRPPVLQGNGINGPLVEIGLRQAEETAKFLTRTPLAAIYSSPLLRAMQTAEKIAAGRELTIQTSELLKEVDVGRWEGKDWGWIEANDPEAYRLHHTSAAEHGYPEGENLKQVQARVVPELMRILDTHDRQHIAVVAHNVVIRSMIAYLLELPLDNVGHIHHDNCGITLVRRRSGQTRLISTNSIFHLTSETPRTHTGESY
- the lpxK gene encoding tetraacyldisaccharide 4'-kinase, producing MLTAEDFKEYASGRRKGLGGFVMRGMMLAASKLYGVGVRMRNRQYDRGSKPIEEAGVPVVSIGNITLGGTGKTPTAAWLARWFRRHDVRVTLISRGYGAERGELNDEARELDDLLPDVPHLQNPDRVAAAKVAVEELAAQVLLLDDAFQHRRIARNLDIVLIDATEPFGFGYLFPRGMLREPLDGLARADVLALTRADAVSAEERQRIHNEARQYNSKAIWIEMIHRPASLRNADGETSSLDQLQGKRVAAFCGIGNPAGFRHTISSCGAELVDLKPFPDHHIYKAADIATLEKWAAEQRVDCILCTHKDLVKVGVTRLGETPLVAIVIEAEVTVGLPELEERLTKLIAEIPPDEY